From Calditrichota bacterium, one genomic window encodes:
- the corA gene encoding magnesium/cobalt transporter CorA: protein MKKALRLSRKTGLVPGSPVFVGEQKQEKTLINLMDFDSGNYEFFDCKNIDDIFPYKDKESTTWVNVYGLHETEILSKIGKQFNIHPLVMEDVLNTKHRPKSEEFDEYIFFIIKMIQYSPGNDELDIEQISLVMNKNFVLCFQERKGDLFHALRERIKNSHGRIRKSGADYLCYSILDVLIDNYFIVMEGLEEQIDKLEEEALEAKAESIQHINNFKQTIVHLRKNIWPLREMLANLVRNESAFFKESTLPFLRDSYDHVLKVVDSLETYRERIVGVMDIYMSATSFKMNETMKVLTIIATIFIPLSFFAGLYGMNFEFMPELKWKWGYFSLLGFMATILISMLFYFRHKKWI, encoded by the coding sequence ATGAAAAAAGCCCTTCGGCTGTCTCGAAAAACCGGGCTTGTTCCTGGCAGCCCTGTTTTTGTTGGTGAACAAAAACAAGAAAAAACATTGATAAACCTTATGGATTTCGATTCCGGTAACTATGAGTTTTTCGATTGTAAAAATATAGACGACATTTTTCCTTATAAAGATAAAGAAAGTACAACCTGGGTAAATGTTTATGGTTTACACGAAACTGAAATTCTTTCAAAAATTGGAAAACAGTTTAACATTCACCCATTGGTTATGGAGGATGTTCTAAACACCAAGCACCGTCCAAAATCCGAAGAATTTGACGAGTACATATTTTTTATAATTAAAATGATACAGTACTCTCCTGGAAATGATGAGCTTGATATAGAGCAGATCAGCCTTGTAATGAATAAAAATTTTGTTCTCTGTTTTCAGGAGCGCAAAGGAGATTTGTTTCATGCATTACGGGAAAGAATTAAGAATTCGCACGGCAGGATTAGAAAATCTGGAGCCGATTATCTTTGCTACTCAATATTGGATGTTCTGATAGATAATTATTTTATAGTTATGGAAGGGCTGGAGGAGCAGATTGATAAGTTGGAAGAAGAAGCTTTAGAAGCGAAAGCAGAAAGTATCCAACATATAAATAACTTTAAGCAAACAATAGTTCACCTTAGAAAAAACATTTGGCCCCTTCGCGAAATGCTTGCTAACCTGGTACGAAATGAATCAGCTTTCTTTAAGGAATCCACCTTACCTTTTCTCAGGGATTCATATGATCATGTATTAAAAGTTGTTGATTCATTAGAAACATATCGTGAAAGAATTGTAGGCGTAATGGATATCTACATGTCTGCAACCAGCTTTAAGATGAATGAAACAATGAAAGTCCTGACAATAATCGCAACTATTTTTATCCCATTAAGTTTTTTTGCCGGCCTCTATGGAATGAACTTTGAATTTATGCCGGAACTAAAGTGGAAATGGGGCTATTTTAGTCTGCTGGGATTTATGGCAACTATTTTAATTTCGATGTTGTTTTATTTTAGGCACAAGAAATGGATTTAA
- a CDS encoding DUF432 domain-containing protein has protein sequence MKKQNQPIWDKYPLSGIKIKKITIADLVLYIQLLKNEIKIAAYYTTDKKNPDNNIEENLDWKRWPISKEITAVQIDPVFPDLSILVKPESSFNLAINSESNVFVRFPISIKISAISEKETYQLMEIPSVKLSNTWFGTFTEGEKCYSISSGFRTEIETDDSRQFMVICPIKLKNKSKEDLLVDKICLRTEYISLFMDQTQLWTDDISITYFGKNEISLVNFTSKKPHILPEASLLTKPRSVTKKSISARSFSSIKDLAGPNVFVGK, from the coding sequence ATGAAAAAACAAAATCAACCCATTTGGGATAAATATCCTTTGTCGGGTATAAAAATCAAGAAAATCACAATTGCCGATTTGGTACTTTACATACAGCTATTAAAAAATGAAATAAAAATCGCAGCATATTATACAACAGATAAAAAAAACCCTGACAACAACATTGAAGAAAACCTAGATTGGAAACGCTGGCCAATTAGCAAAGAAATAACTGCTGTTCAGATCGATCCCGTCTTTCCCGATCTTTCTATTCTTGTTAAACCTGAATCATCTTTCAATCTGGCCATTAATTCGGAAAGTAATGTATTTGTTCGCTTCCCTATTTCAATAAAAATTTCAGCTATATCTGAAAAGGAAACATATCAACTTATGGAAATTCCATCTGTCAAATTATCCAATACCTGGTTTGGCACATTTACAGAAGGAGAAAAATGCTACAGTATTTCGTCAGGATTTCGGACCGAAATAGAAACAGACGATTCAAGACAGTTTATGGTAATATGTCCCATTAAACTTAAAAATAAATCCAAAGAAGATTTATTGGTAGACAAGATCTGTCTCCGGACAGAATATATTTCGTTGTTTATGGACCAAACGCAGCTTTGGACTGATGATATTTCAATAACCTATTTTGGTAAAAACGAAATAAGCTTAGTCAACTTTACCAGTAAAAAACCGCACATTTTACCAGAGGCATCTTTGTTGACCAAGCCGCGTTCTGTGACAAAAAAATCAATTAGTGCCCGATCGTTCTCATCAATAAAAGATTTAGCAGGCCCAAATGTATTTGTTGGAAAATAG
- a CDS encoding glutamine synthetase: protein MKTLALNHILDKPKTEITREDILTVIKDAEINKITFHYVGIDSKLKELKIPINDLKHAERVLAEGERVDGSSLFKGLIDASVSDLYVVPLYKTAFINPFDYHSINFMCRFLDRDGNPASYGLDSVLHRANHLLKKNSGLELYALGELEFFLISEPDNNSFPIARQHGYHATAPFTKSGEILDEMLTYLSQITGIIKYAHNEVGCINYIRSDVSEIKGKQAEQMEIEFLAAPIEDAADYLLLARWLIRNVAYKHNCVATFAPKLEEGIAGNGFHVHMELRKNGQNIMLDKDNSLSEEAKKLIGGLSHYAASLTAFGNTTSSAYLRLVPNQEAPTHICWSDLNRSAMIRVPLAWGKEKDLARNMNPQQTTDYSSNDSRQTVELRSPDGSAIIHFLLAGITMAAEWGLTNEKSLEKSEKLYVSGNIFKNHDVLKSLPILPASCVGSAQILLESRDLYEREDVFPSSIIDYMAKLLQKEDDEQMNDKLADLPADDRLEKTRAIMHKDIHRH from the coding sequence ATGAAAACATTAGCTTTAAACCACATTCTCGATAAACCTAAAACTGAAATTACCCGTGAAGATATTTTAACTGTGATCAAAGACGCGGAAATCAATAAAATAACGTTTCATTATGTTGGGATAGACAGTAAGCTAAAAGAACTAAAAATTCCGATAAATGATTTAAAACATGCGGAGCGTGTATTGGCTGAGGGTGAACGAGTAGATGGCTCTTCCCTTTTCAAAGGTCTTATCGACGCATCGGTTTCTGATTTATACGTTGTCCCACTTTACAAAACCGCTTTCATAAATCCTTTTGATTATCACAGCATTAATTTCATGTGTCGTTTTCTGGATCGTGATGGAAATCCGGCATCTTATGGACTGGATAGTGTTTTACATAGGGCAAACCACCTTTTGAAAAAAAATAGCGGATTGGAGTTATATGCGCTTGGAGAACTGGAATTTTTCCTGATAAGCGAGCCGGATAATAATTCCTTTCCAATTGCCAGACAGCACGGCTATCATGCTACAGCGCCCTTTACAAAAAGTGGTGAAATCCTGGATGAAATGCTTACCTATCTATCACAAATAACAGGTATTATTAAATATGCCCATAATGAAGTTGGATGTATCAATTACATCAGAAGCGATGTTTCTGAAATTAAAGGAAAGCAAGCCGAGCAGATGGAAATTGAATTTTTGGCAGCACCTATTGAAGATGCAGCTGATTATTTACTTTTGGCCCGCTGGCTAATTCGAAATGTAGCATATAAGCACAATTGTGTGGCCACGTTTGCACCTAAACTGGAAGAAGGAATTGCGGGAAATGGTTTTCATGTTCACATGGAGCTACGCAAAAATGGACAGAATATTATGCTCGATAAAGATAATTCTTTAAGCGAAGAAGCAAAAAAACTAATAGGAGGATTATCCCATTATGCCGCTTCTTTAACTGCATTTGGCAACACAACCTCGTCTGCATATTTGCGGCTCGTTCCAAACCAGGAAGCACCAACCCATATTTGCTGGAGCGATTTGAACAGGAGTGCTATGATCCGTGTTCCGCTTGCCTGGGGCAAAGAAAAAGATCTTGCCAGAAATATGAACCCACAGCAAACCACTGATTATTCCAGTAATGACAGCCGCCAAACTGTGGAACTACGCAGCCCGGATGGCAGTGCAATAATTCATTTTTTATTAGCCGGAATTACAATGGCTGCAGAATGGGGACTGACAAATGAAAAATCTCTCGAGAAGTCTGAAAAGTTATATGTCTCCGGAAATATTTTTAAGAATCATGATGTATTGAAAAGCCTGCCCATTCTTCCGGCCAGCTGTGTTGGATCGGCCCAAATTCTGCTTGAAAGCAGGGATTTGTACGAGCGCGAAGATGTATTTCCTTCAAGTATAATTGATTATATGGCTAAACTTTTGCAAAAAGAAGATGACGAACAAATGAACGATAAGCTGGCTGACCTACCGGCTGACGACCGCCTAGAAAAAACACGTGCTATCATGCATAAGGATATTCACAGGCACTAG
- a CDS encoding mechanosensitive ion channel family protein — protein sequence MDFLSGPDIEKYLTQEYFSLAIRILFWVVIALPLVHITGKWVKRITQKKFSAQLSMIFHKIILYTGYIIISFSILNIFGFEISTLLGAAGIIGIAVGFASQTSVSNIISGWFLIAEKPFEVDDVITVGSTSGVVLSIDMLSIKLRTFNNEFVRIPNETIIKTEVINVTRFPIRRVDISVGVAYKENIDHVKEVLTNIAKENPLCLNEPEASIIFTGFGNSSLDFHFRVWAVKDDWLDLKNSIMEEIKKKFDEEKIEIPFPHLSLYSGSESKPIPVSIINPAESTK from the coding sequence ATGGATTTTTTATCAGGACCAGACATCGAGAAGTACCTTACACAAGAATATTTTAGTTTAGCAATTCGCATATTATTTTGGGTAGTTATTGCTTTACCGCTTGTACATATTACAGGTAAATGGGTTAAGCGGATCACTCAAAAGAAATTTTCTGCTCAACTATCGATGATTTTTCATAAGATCATTTTATACACCGGGTACATAATCATTAGTTTTTCGATTTTAAATATTTTTGGTTTTGAAATTTCCACATTACTTGGAGCAGCGGGAATCATCGGTATTGCAGTGGGTTTTGCTTCTCAAACCAGTGTTTCAAACATCATTAGCGGTTGGTTTCTTATTGCCGAAAAACCCTTTGAAGTGGATGATGTGATTACGGTAGGAAGTACAAGTGGTGTCGTATTGTCCATAGATATGTTATCTATCAAGCTGCGTACATTTAACAATGAATTTGTCCGAATTCCGAATGAAACAATCATTAAAACAGAAGTAATAAATGTCACCCGTTTTCCGATCAGGAGGGTTGATATTAGTGTTGGTGTAGCCTACAAAGAAAATATTGATCATGTAAAAGAGGTTTTAACTAATATTGCAAAAGAAAATCCTCTTTGTCTCAATGAACCAGAAGCTTCAATTATTTTTACAGGATTTGGAAACTCATCGCTCGATTTTCACTTCAGGGTATGGGCTGTAAAAGATGATTGGCTCGATCTTAAAAATTCGATCATGGAAGAAATAAAGAAGAAATTTGATGAGGAAAAAATTGAAATACCCTTTCCACATTTGTCGTTGTACAGCGGCAGTGAGAGTAAACCAATTCCTGTGAGTATTATTAACCCGGCAGAATCAACAAAATAA
- a CDS encoding HEAT repeat domain-containing protein, which yields MAINKQLEEKLKKYISDELSAEEKERIQKEAETNLEISEYLNLHSNLTNPEMTFEMADENEFQKMRSVSINKIHHYNNHKSRYIFSSLWDNILQPFRIPAFSAAFAGAMFLIGFFMSTSVSDNSLIRNINYAAEQTGELQESINSPYIYSNTIFRENEDGLVSVSFDVTRHLQVTRKKNDPLIQDILAQSLVNASSTGEQLRNISVSEKVMHPKIKQALIKTMLNDGNEIVRQKSLFSLMKYPNDEVIQTALIRLLTEEKSVYMRLTAIDYLSNNNVNPALLEKGLEEYKNVNSAVTQKIKQLKYEH from the coding sequence ATGGCAATAAATAAACAATTAGAAGAAAAGCTAAAAAAGTATATTTCAGATGAGCTGTCTGCTGAAGAAAAAGAACGAATCCAAAAAGAGGCAGAAACCAATTTAGAAATATCCGAATACCTTAATCTTCATTCAAATCTAACAAACCCTGAAATGACCTTTGAAATGGCTGATGAAAATGAATTTCAAAAAATGCGATCTGTGAGTATTAATAAAATTCATCATTACAATAATCATAAGTCAAGATATATTTTTTCATCACTTTGGGACAATATTTTACAACCATTTCGCATTCCGGCTTTTAGCGCCGCATTTGCAGGCGCAATGTTCCTGATTGGTTTTTTTATGAGCACTTCGGTCTCAGACAATTCTTTAATCAGGAATATTAATTATGCAGCTGAACAGACAGGTGAATTACAGGAAAGTATAAATTCACCTTATATTTACAGCAATACCATTTTTCGCGAAAATGAAGACGGCCTCGTAAGTGTTAGTTTTGATGTAACCCGGCACCTGCAAGTTACCCGCAAAAAGAACGATCCGCTGATTCAGGATATACTTGCTCAATCTTTAGTAAATGCCAGCTCCACGGGTGAACAACTACGCAACATTTCGGTTAGTGAAAAAGTGATGCACCCAAAAATTAAACAGGCATTAATAAAAACCATGTTAAATGATGGCAATGAAATTGTGCGTCAAAAAAGTCTCTTTAGCTTGATGAAATATCCAAATGATGAAGTCATTCAAACGGCATTGATTAGGTTGTTAACTGAGGAAAAATCAGTTTATATGAGATTGACTGCCATTGATTATTTAAGCAACAACAATGTAAACCCCGCCCTTCTTGAGAAAGGTTTAGAGGAATATAAAAATGTTAACAGCGCTGTTACACAAAAAATAAAACAACTAAAATATGAACACTAA
- a CDS encoding RNA polymerase sigma factor: protein MHNDLELINKTLANNLSAYDELMQRYERLVYTISFGFGKNKENALDITQNVFIKCYQKLSTFKAKSSFKSWLTKISYNEGVNWVRSNQKFSKHESIDEHLDLPSIALSNEDEYLAKENKSQLLRSLYNLNTRYRLAVVLRYFEEQSIKEIAETLQCSEGVVKNMLFRSLQKLKENLKKNEERES from the coding sequence GTGCACAATGATCTTGAACTGATAAATAAAACTCTTGCTAATAATCTATCAGCATACGATGAATTGATGCAGCGTTATGAACGTTTGGTCTATACAATTAGCTTTGGATTTGGCAAAAACAAAGAGAATGCCCTCGATATTACACAAAACGTTTTTATAAAATGTTACCAAAAGCTGAGTACATTCAAAGCTAAAAGTTCATTCAAATCATGGCTTACAAAAATAAGCTATAACGAAGGGGTTAACTGGGTGCGCAGTAACCAAAAATTTAGCAAACATGAAAGCATTGATGAGCATTTGGATTTACCATCAATTGCATTGAGCAATGAAGATGAATACCTGGCAAAGGAGAATAAATCTCAGCTGTTACGCAGCTTATACAATTTAAACACCCGCTATCGGCTGGCAGTTGTGTTACGCTATTTTGAGGAACAATCTATAAAAGAGATTGCCGAAACGTTGCAATGCAGTGAAGGAGTTGTAAAAAATATGTTGTTCAGAAGTTTGCAAAAATTAAAAGAAAATCTAAAAAAAAACGAAGAGCGTGAATCATAA
- a CDS encoding DUF3179 domain-containing protein translates to MMKLVFITLIIFVILSCSEEPLTNVVNGDWLIPKREVHDGGPGKDGIPSIDNPKMISLENTDFLNDDDLVVLFGNQGELSIYPHKILDWHEIVNAQDVVVSYCPLTGTAIGLNREIEQNGLSERTAFGVSGLLYNTNLILYDRLTDSYWSQMKNQCVGGDLIGTFPKNEILVETTYKTVKNMFQDARVLSDKTGYYSTEQYAVYPYGDYKTNNNRLLFPISNSDNRIPGKERVMGIVINGEARAYRFESLESGINVINTNVGGVEVVVVGSKTSNYLVAYKNTFNDSQVPLTFTKGSGNGQVVFKDNIGNNYNVLGEVVTGPNSGSRLAGTHSYISFWFAWAAFYPNTEIK, encoded by the coding sequence ATGATGAAATTAGTTTTTATAACCTTAATTATTTTTGTGATTCTTTCGTGTTCAGAAGAACCACTTACCAATGTTGTAAATGGCGATTGGCTAATTCCTAAAAGGGAAGTTCATGATGGCGGGCCAGGTAAGGATGGTATTCCTTCGATTGATAATCCCAAAATGATTTCTTTAGAAAATACAGATTTTTTAAATGATGATGATTTGGTTGTTCTATTTGGCAATCAAGGAGAGTTAAGTATTTATCCACACAAAATACTGGATTGGCACGAGATTGTTAATGCCCAGGATGTAGTTGTATCCTATTGCCCGTTGACTGGTACCGCGATTGGTTTAAACCGTGAAATTGAACAAAATGGTTTATCTGAAAGAACAGCATTTGGAGTTTCCGGTTTGTTGTACAATACTAATTTGATTTTGTATGACCGATTAACAGACAGCTATTGGTCGCAAATGAAAAACCAATGTGTCGGCGGAGATCTCATCGGAACTTTTCCTAAAAATGAAATACTTGTTGAAACAACATATAAAACAGTAAAAAATATGTTTCAGGATGCTAGAGTTTTATCAGATAAAACCGGCTATTACAGTACCGAGCAGTATGCGGTTTACCCTTATGGAGATTATAAAACAAATAATAATCGCTTGCTGTTTCCAATAAGCAACAGTGATAACAGAATTCCAGGGAAAGAACGGGTAATGGGCATTGTAATAAACGGAGAAGCCCGAGCATACCGATTCGAAAGTCTGGAAAGTGGAATAAATGTCATAAACACAAATGTTGGTGGTGTTGAAGTAGTAGTTGTTGGCAGTAAAACAAGCAACTATTTAGTCGCCTATAAAAATACTTTTAATGACAGCCAGGTTCCATTAACCTTTACAAAAGGTTCAGGTAACGGCCAGGTTGTGTTTAAAGATAATATTGGGAATAATTATAATGTTTTAGGTGAAGTTGTCACTGGGCCTAATAGTGGCTCCAGGTTGGCTGGTACACATTCTTATATCTCATTTTGGTTTGCGTGGGCTGCCTTTTACCCCAATACAGAAATTAAGTAA
- a CDS encoding DUF4097 family beta strand repeat protein, translating to MKYLTIFSILMVASITFAGEIKKEFDVSAGQRLEMDIKTGGSIYIYGENHDKVVVVVSHRGSKLNENVWVDMDDNSRGVEISAGADGNTNSDLEFKVYVPLKFDIEVTTMGGEIVVANVEGKLEGETMGGEITLEKLKGSVKFSTMGGDVELTDSDVDGKISTMGGEVLFKNIIGDVDGSSMGGNVIYKNVRSRNGKSTGKEVNISTMGGKIKVDEAFSGADVSTMGGDIDVNKAKLYIKANTMGGDIDIRDIDGWVKATTMGGDVDVTMTGDPSKGDRHVEISSMGGDIELVLPDGISADFDIRITYTRNSNKNYEINSDFSLDIEEDDEWSYNNGDPRKKIEGTGKSGDGEHSIKVSTINGNITIKKN from the coding sequence ATGAAGTACTTAACAATATTTTCAATTTTAATGGTAGCGTCAATTACGTTTGCAGGTGAAATAAAAAAAGAGTTTGACGTTTCTGCGGGACAACGACTGGAAATGGATATAAAAACAGGCGGTTCGATTTACATCTATGGAGAAAACCATGACAAAGTAGTTGTTGTTGTATCGCATAGGGGCAGCAAATTAAATGAAAATGTCTGGGTCGATATGGATGATAATAGTCGTGGTGTAGAAATTTCGGCTGGCGCAGACGGTAATACAAATTCTGATTTGGAATTTAAAGTTTACGTCCCGTTAAAATTTGACATTGAGGTAACAACAATGGGTGGCGAAATAGTTGTTGCCAATGTTGAGGGTAAACTTGAAGGCGAAACCATGGGTGGCGAAATAACATTGGAGAAATTAAAAGGGTCTGTAAAATTTTCTACAATGGGTGGAGATGTGGAATTAACTGATTCTGATGTAGATGGCAAGATTAGCACTATGGGTGGTGAAGTTTTGTTCAAAAATATTATTGGTGATGTAGATGGCTCATCAATGGGAGGAAATGTAATATATAAAAATGTCCGTAGCAGGAATGGTAAATCAACCGGAAAAGAAGTAAATATTTCAACAATGGGTGGCAAGATAAAAGTTGATGAGGCCTTTTCAGGCGCAGATGTTTCAACAATGGGTGGCGATATAGATGTAAATAAAGCAAAACTGTATATAAAAGCCAATACAATGGGTGGCGATATAGATATTAGGGATATTGATGGCTGGGTAAAAGCAACAACTATGGGTGGTGATGTTGATGTTACAATGACCGGCGATCCATCAAAAGGTGACCGCCATGTAGAGATTAGTTCCATGGGTGGCGATATTGAATTAGTTCTGCCGGATGGAATTTCTGCTGATTTTGATATCCGGATAACATATACAAGAAATAGCAATAAAAATTATGAAATAAACAGCGACTTTTCATTGGATATTGAAGAAGATGATGAATGGTCATACAATAATGGTGATCCTCGTAAAAAGATTGAAGGCACAGGTAAAAGCGGTGATGGTGAGCATTCAATAAAAGTAAGTACAATAAATGGAAATATTACAATAAAAAAGAATTAA
- a CDS encoding alpha/beta hydrolase codes for MSKIIIAIHGLGNKPPKEQLEKWWLAAIQEGLQKSGIADPDLSFKLVYWADILYPEPLEADVTDEDNPLYLDEPYLPASGNLKAEPENLKTRLLKYAEKQLDKIFLKEDMTLNFEGVTDSIIHSYFRELDIYYRGDETENEQEKSFQSRNTIRERLKSVLLEHKKDEVILLCHSMGTIVAYEVLQDNPDELSINTLVTFGSPLGLPVVVSRIYADQKLNSGSEEPLKTPVNVHSKWFNLADPQDMVALDPTLADDYQANALGVQAQDLSVINDYEANDERNPHKSFGYLRTVEMANIIRTFLAEEEKHGLPKYYSQIKHKLVNLFSRRKK; via the coding sequence ATGTCTAAAATAATTATCGCCATACATGGGCTTGGCAACAAACCTCCAAAAGAACAACTTGAAAAATGGTGGTTGGCTGCTATACAAGAAGGTCTTCAAAAATCTGGCATTGCTGATCCTGATCTAAGTTTTAAGCTGGTTTACTGGGCTGATATTCTTTATCCTGAACCATTAGAGGCCGACGTGACTGATGAAGATAATCCTTTATACCTGGATGAGCCTTATCTGCCTGCCAGCGGAAACTTAAAAGCAGAACCTGAAAATCTAAAAACACGCCTTTTGAAATATGCCGAAAAACAATTGGATAAAATATTTCTAAAAGAAGATATGACGCTCAACTTTGAAGGTGTAACCGATTCCATAATTCACAGTTATTTCAGGGAGCTGGATATTTATTATCGTGGTGATGAAACGGAAAACGAACAGGAGAAAAGTTTTCAGTCACGTAATACTATTCGAGAGCGACTAAAAAGTGTACTGCTAGAACATAAGAAGGATGAGGTTATACTTTTATGTCACTCAATGGGCACAATAGTGGCTTATGAGGTTTTGCAGGATAACCCGGATGAACTCTCGATTAATACTTTGGTTACTTTTGGTTCTCCGCTTGGATTGCCTGTTGTGGTTAGCCGGATTTATGCTGATCAAAAACTGAATAGCGGTTCGGAGGAGCCATTAAAAACACCCGTCAATGTTCACAGCAAATGGTTTAATTTGGCTGATCCGCAGGATATGGTTGCGCTGGATCCTACGCTGGCAGATGATTATCAGGCCAATGCTCTTGGTGTTCAGGCCCAGGATTTAAGCGTAATTAATGATTATGAAGCAAACGATGAAAGGAATCCACACAAATCCTTCGGATATTTACGGACAGTTGAGATGGCTAATATTATTAGAACTTTCCTGGCCGAGGAAGAAAAACATGGTTTACCAAAGTATTATTCACAAATAAAACATAAGCTTGTTAATTTATTTTCCCGCCGGAAGAAGTAG
- a CDS encoding NAD(P)-dependent oxidoreductase yields MNKRPSPLPIIVVTGASGFIGRHFVNNFCNEFYMYCIGRRSQRAAAVTEHENICWIRQDIAEEAGVKKIFSKIAKNGGADFVLHLAGYYDFDNEEHPEFERTNINGTKYILDNTGQLNIKRFIYTSSLTVSEFTKPGTILNEKSPADATFPYAISKRICEEMILEYSYLFPSSIIRLAAIFSDWCEYGPLYMFLTGWFSNSWKARILAGKGESAVPYLHVSDVNRFINLLIKQSTLLPDYQIYVVSPDGCSTHKELYSLAMRYNFTNQAKPFFIPKGLAAIVVLIKDVFGKLIGKRPFERPWMIKYINQKMVIDASLTRKMLSWKPTGRYHINRRLLFLIENMKSNPYEWNRRNYEAIYKKGEGRPNLAILDAMLLLEEEIITKILMELTSKKYKQIFKTYQSLQPQKLKERIEVIYEILKRAIRSGDRMHIMPYANNLAIERIKENFEVQEVIQAIIKIGNVIVFNLLKHPPLQSLQPRIHDEINLTIQLIADEVEDTYERLTGFSAG; encoded by the coding sequence GTGAATAAACGCCCATCACCATTACCAATTATTGTAGTAACAGGGGCCTCAGGATTTATAGGGCGTCATTTTGTAAACAATTTTTGTAATGAGTTTTATATGTATTGTATTGGCCGTCGCAGTCAGCGTGCAGCTGCTGTTACTGAGCATGAAAATATTTGCTGGATTCGCCAGGATATAGCCGAAGAAGCCGGAGTGAAAAAAATATTTTCAAAAATTGCAAAAAACGGTGGAGCAGATTTTGTTTTACACCTTGCCGGTTATTATGATTTTGACAATGAAGAACATCCTGAATTTGAACGGACAAATATAAATGGCACAAAATATATCCTTGATAATACCGGGCAATTAAATATAAAAAGATTTATTTATACCAGTTCGCTGACTGTTTCTGAGTTTACAAAACCGGGCACAATCCTAAATGAAAAAAGTCCGGCAGATGCCACGTTTCCATATGCAATCAGTAAGCGAATTTGTGAAGAGATGATTTTAGAATACTCATATCTGTTTCCTTCATCAATTATAAGGCTGGCTGCTATTTTTAGTGATTGGTGTGAGTATGGTCCGCTTTATATGTTTCTAACAGGGTGGTTTTCTAATTCCTGGAAGGCCAGGATTCTTGCCGGAAAAGGGGAATCTGCAGTGCCGTATTTACATGTGAGTGATGTTAACAGGTTTATTAATCTCCTGATAAAACAAAGCACGTTACTGCCGGATTACCAGATTTATGTTGTAAGTCCGGATGGCTGCAGCACTCATAAAGAATTATATAGCTTGGCTATGCGATATAATTTTACAAATCAGGCAAAACCGTTTTTTATTCCTAAAGGGTTGGCAGCAATAGTTGTTCTTATAAAAGATGTTTTTGGAAAACTTATCGGCAAACGTCCGTTTGAAAGGCCCTGGATGATAAAATATATCAATCAAAAAATGGTGATTGATGCATCGTTAACACGAAAAATGTTATCCTGGAAACCAACCGGACGGTATCATATAAACCGGCGTTTACTGTTTCTAATTGAAAATATGAAAAGTAATCCATATGAATGGAACCGACGGAATTATGAGGCCATTTATAAAAAAGGGGAAGGCAGGCCAAACCTTGCTATACTGGATGCAATGTTGCTGTTGGAAGAAGAAATAATAACAAAAATATTAATGGAGTTGACATCAAAAAAGTATAAACAAATCTTTAAAACCTATCAAAGTCTTCAGCCACAAAAGTTAAAAGAACGTATTGAGGTAATTTATGAAATCCTCAAAAGGGCCATACGATCCGGCGACAGGATGCATATTATGCCTTATGCAAATAACCTGGCCATTGAAAGAATAAAAGAAAATTTTGAGGTTCAGGAAGTAATTCAGGCCATAATTAAAATTGGCAATGTTATAGTCTTCAATTTATTAAAGCATCCACCGCTGCAAAGTCTGCAACCGCGCATTCACGACGAAATTAATTTAACTATTCAGCTTATTGCAGATGAAGTTGAAGATACCTACGAACGGCTAACCGGTTTTAGTGCCGGGTAA